A portion of the Sabethes cyaneus chromosome 3, idSabCyanKW18_F2, whole genome shotgun sequence genome contains these proteins:
- the LOC128740499 gene encoding facilitated trehalose transporter Tret1-like, which translates to MCSKQGFTRSTLSQVLSACVINIINFAHGTALGWVSPFLPLLQSDESPLDTGPVTVDQGSWIGSILCLGSLAGAIVYGYLTEKIGVKKCILFTAIPNMTFWTMVYFANSVHQLYVARFLAGMAGGGIIVTFPLYIADISDSKIRGALGSLLAVSGNSGILLMYIVGDILSYRTVPVVMAFLPILFVILMSFIPETPQTLLKRRNLMEAERSLMFYRGVGPAEKKSVEFVQEFEQLQNFIFESKCQSNELAFADFTTGPARKGIFIGIFLMFLNQFCGVFAIQTYAVSIFAESGSTISPGASAIIMGGIQIVGTVSSFFLVDLAGRKLLLLVSTFGTGLGLSCLGSYSWLRYQGLNLDEYNWIPIGSLSLTVFLFCIGLCNIPFFVLPEILPAKICNAGNIISMISITIFSFITLKILPILIEMINLYGAVAIFASTCYLGLIVIALFIPETKGKNLIATEIA; encoded by the exons TTAACATTATCAACTTCGCTCATGGCACGGCACTTGGTTGGGTTTCGCCGTTTTTACCACTCCTACAGTCGGATGAATCTCCTCTGGATACGGGCCCGGTAACGGTTGATCAAGGATCATGGATTGGATCGATTCTGTGCCTGGGTTCGCTTGCTGGAGCTATTGTTTACGGGTACTTGACGGAAAAGATTGGCGTGAAAAAGTGCATACTTTTCACCGCAATTCCAAATATG ACCTTCTGGACTATGGTATACTTTGCCAACTCCGTTCATCAGCTGTATGTAGCACGATTTTTAGCTGGTATGGCCGGAGGAGGAATCATCGTCACTTTTCCATTATACATTGCGGACATTTCGGATAGCAA AATCCGCGGAGCTCTCGGGTCCCTACTGGCAGTGTCCGGAAATTCGGGAATTCTATTGATGTACATCGTCGGAGACATCCTTTCGTATCGTACAGTACCGGTGGTTATGGCGTTTCTTCCCATTTTATTCGTAATACTGATGAGCTTTATTCCTGAAACTCCTCAAACTCTGCTGAAACGCCGAAATCTAATGGAAGCCGAACGATCGCTTATGTTCTACCGTGGTGTTGGACCAGCCGAGAAAAAGTCGGTCGAGTTTGTGCAAGAGTTTGAACAATTGCAAAACTTCATTTTCGAAAGCAAATGTCAATCGAACGAACTGGCCTTTGCGGACTTCA CAACCGGTCCAGCACGGAAGGGCATTTTTATTGGTATTTTCCTGATGTTCCTCAATCAATTCTGCGGAGTGTTCGCCATCCAAACGTACGCTGTGTCCATTTTTGCCGAATCCGGTTCGACGATCAGTCCAGGGGCTTCCGCCATCATTATGGGCGGTATCCAAATAGTAGGCACCGTGTCGTCATTCTTTCTGGTAGATTTAGCCGGCAGAAAGCTACTGCTGTTGGTGTCCACTTTTGGTACGGGGCTGGGCCTGTCCTGTTTGGGATCGTACTCGTGGTTGAGGTATCAGGGGCTTAATTTGGACGAATACAATTGGATTCCGATCGGCAGTCTTTCGTTGACCGTTTTTCTGTTCTGTATTGGACTGTGTAATATTCCGTTTTTTGTGTTGCCCGAGATTTTGCCTGCCAAG ATCTGTAACGCTGGGAATATCATCAGTATGATATCGATCacaattttttctttcattacGTTGAAG ATTCTACcgattttgattgaaatgattaaTCTGTACGGAGCCGTTGCAATATTTGCAAGTACATGCTACTTGGGACTGATAGTGATAGCGCTCTTCATACCTGAAACGAAAGGAAAGAATCTCATTGCAACCGAAATAGCTTAA